A genomic window from Pirellulaceae bacterium includes:
- a CDS encoding 1,4-dihydroxy-2-naphthoate polyprenyltransferase, whose protein sequence is MFRVWLQAARPKTLLASVCPVMIGVALAYRDHLFHLPSAVAALVGALSIQIGTNFCNDYCDFMQGADTEDRKGPTRAVQAGLATPRQMLVATVLSFLITVLICIYLVYRAGWPFAVIGGLSILFGVLYTASRYSLAYLGLGDLFVLVFFGPVAVAGTYYVQSLQFAPSTVIAGLAPGFISVAILVVNNLRDVDEDRSANKRTLAVRFGLTFARVEYLICILAAAAVPVGLWQLGDLPVGVLIASLMLAPGVGMARRLGDLQGSKLNPFLGRTAALLLGYTLIFCLGCVFVW, encoded by the coding sequence ATGTTTCGTGTCTGGTTGCAAGCGGCGCGTCCCAAGACATTGCTGGCGAGTGTTTGTCCGGTAATGATTGGAGTCGCGCTGGCCTACCGTGATCACCTGTTTCATCTGCCGTCGGCTGTTGCGGCCTTAGTGGGTGCTTTATCGATCCAGATTGGTACAAACTTCTGCAATGATTATTGTGACTTCATGCAGGGGGCAGATACTGAGGATCGAAAAGGGCCGACGCGGGCGGTGCAAGCCGGTTTGGCGACGCCACGACAAATGTTGGTCGCGACGGTGCTCTCTTTCTTGATCACCGTCTTGATCTGCATTTACTTGGTTTATCGAGCAGGCTGGCCATTCGCTGTGATCGGAGGTCTCAGTATTCTGTTTGGCGTGCTTTACACGGCCAGCCGATATTCGTTGGCCTATTTGGGACTTGGGGACCTGTTCGTGCTGGTTTTCTTTGGTCCCGTGGCAGTGGCTGGAACCTACTACGTGCAATCGCTCCAATTCGCACCGTCAACCGTGATTGCTGGCCTTGCCCCGGGATTCATCTCAGTGGCTATATTGGTGGTCAATAACTTGCGCGACGTTGACGAGGACCGTTCTGCAAACAAGCGAACACTTGCCGTGCGATTTGGCCTGACCTTTGCTCGAGTTGAGTACCTGATCTGCATTTTGGCAGCTGCTGCGGTTCCCGTTGGTTTGTGGCAACTTGGCGATTTACCGGTTGGTGTCTTGATCGCTTCCCTCATGCTTGCCCCCGGTGTGGGGATGGCTCGCCGTCTTGGTGACCTGCAGGGCTCGAAGCTCAATCCGTTCTTAGGAAGAACAGCGGCGCTTTTGCTCGGCTACACCTTGATCTTTTGCTTAGGATGTGTGTTTGTGTGGTAG
- the recG gene encoding ATP-dependent DNA helicase RecG: MDSNSANWTLATPAQFLKGVGPDRAQQLERLGLRTAQDLLFFFPRDYLDLSQRLTVEQLRENEPASLLVEVVEIEQRVTRSGKTMLGVLLRQGTNVVRASWFNQPFMRDKFRPGQSLMLSGAPRRRGLRWEFTHPRITHIDQPEDSVGEILPIYALTEGLKQHEIRRITKIVVESVLDQVPEVFPQAFIDSEQICPIQTALQEVHQPTDQNQLSAARDRLIFQELLVMQVGLAMRQQQLSTVQSAPALTISAKIDARIRRLFPFELTQDQDAAIREITTDLAGTIPMNRLLQGDVGSGKTAVAAYAMLLTVAHTHQAVLMAPTEVLARQHFQTLSRLLSHSQVEMRLLTGASTAADRRKTLAAVADGSVGILIGTQAIIQQQLDYKQLGLVIIDEQHKFGVIQRAMLRQESFTPHYLVMTATPIPRTMAMTVFGDLEVSVLRGRPPGRQPVHTYLADESQRDRWWEFYRRKLREGQQGFVISPLVHDNDDETTSAEAALENLTNGPLADFRLDLLHGRMSSAEKQAAMERFQRGETQVLVATSVVEVGIDVPNANLMTIEHGERFGLAQLHQLRGRIGRGEHSGFVCVFAAPKLEDAQARLQAFVETNDGFELSEIDFRLRGPGELFGTRQHGLPPLMVADLRRDAPMLERARSRARKLLKEDPGLQNPDFSRLRKMVLKRYGNVLQLSDVG, from the coding sequence ATGGATTCGAATTCGGCAAATTGGACGCTCGCCACTCCGGCTCAATTTCTAAAGGGCGTTGGACCTGACCGTGCCCAGCAGCTTGAGCGGCTAGGTTTGCGAACCGCCCAGGATTTACTCTTTTTTTTCCCACGCGATTACCTCGACCTTTCTCAACGTCTCACTGTCGAGCAACTGCGTGAAAATGAACCGGCCAGCCTCTTGGTCGAAGTCGTCGAGATCGAACAGCGTGTCACCCGATCGGGAAAAACCATGCTGGGAGTTCTGTTGCGACAAGGCACGAACGTTGTTCGAGCCTCCTGGTTCAACCAGCCCTTCATGCGAGACAAATTTCGCCCTGGGCAATCATTGATGCTTTCAGGAGCTCCCCGACGCCGAGGACTGAGATGGGAATTCACCCACCCCCGCATCACGCACATCGACCAACCGGAGGATTCGGTTGGCGAAATCCTGCCCATCTATGCGCTCACCGAGGGGCTCAAGCAGCACGAAATCCGTCGCATCACAAAAATTGTGGTCGAATCGGTGCTTGACCAAGTCCCCGAGGTATTTCCACAAGCGTTTATCGATTCAGAACAAATCTGCCCTATTCAAACCGCTCTGCAAGAAGTTCATCAACCAACAGACCAAAACCAATTGTCGGCTGCTCGCGACCGCCTAATTTTTCAAGAATTGCTTGTAATGCAAGTCGGTCTCGCGATGCGACAACAACAATTATCAACTGTTCAAAGTGCACCGGCACTAACAATCTCTGCCAAGATCGACGCACGAATCCGCCGATTATTTCCCTTTGAACTCACCCAGGATCAAGATGCTGCAATTCGCGAAATCACCACAGATCTCGCTGGTACCATTCCAATGAATCGACTCCTACAGGGAGACGTCGGCAGCGGCAAGACAGCCGTCGCAGCCTACGCCATGCTGCTGACGGTCGCTCATACTCATCAAGCCGTCTTGATGGCACCTACCGAAGTCCTTGCTCGACAACACTTCCAAACGCTCAGCCGTTTGCTAAGTCACAGTCAAGTTGAAATGCGTTTACTAACGGGAGCCAGCACGGCCGCTGACCGTCGTAAGACGTTAGCCGCTGTCGCTGACGGTAGTGTAGGAATCTTGATCGGCACTCAAGCCATTATTCAACAACAGCTCGACTATAAACAACTAGGACTCGTCATCATCGACGAACAACATAAATTCGGCGTGATACAAAGAGCGATGCTGCGACAAGAAAGCTTCACTCCTCATTATCTCGTGATGACCGCAACTCCTATCCCACGCACCATGGCGATGACTGTGTTCGGTGACTTGGAGGTCTCAGTCCTGCGAGGGCGCCCGCCGGGAAGACAGCCAGTGCACACCTACCTTGCCGACGAATCACAACGAGATCGATGGTGGGAATTCTATCGACGCAAGCTGCGAGAAGGCCAACAGGGCTTTGTGATCTCCCCACTTGTTCACGACAACGATGATGAAACGACGAGCGCCGAAGCAGCCTTAGAAAACCTCACGAACGGTCCCCTAGCTGACTTCCGACTGGATCTGCTGCATGGACGCATGTCATCCGCGGAAAAACAAGCAGCCATGGAACGCTTTCAGCGAGGCGAAACACAAGTCCTCGTTGCCACTTCGGTCGTCGAAGTCGGCATCGACGTTCCCAACGCCAATCTCATGACAATCGAACATGGCGAACGCTTTGGACTTGCTCAACTGCACCAACTACGCGGGCGAATCGGCCGAGGAGAACACTCGGGTTTTGTCTGCGTGTTTGCCGCCCCCAAGCTTGAAGACGCTCAAGCAAGACTGCAAGCGTTCGTCGAAACAAACGATGGCTTTGAGTTATCCGAGATCGATTTTCGACTACGAGGTCCCGGCGAACTGTTCGGCACGCGACAACACGGATTGCCTCCCTTAATGGTCGCCGACCTCCGTCGCGACGCCCCCATGCTGGAACGGGCCCGATCCCGCGCTCGCAAGCTACTAAAGGAGGATCCGGGGCTCCAAAATCCAGATTTTTCGCGACTGAGAAAAATGGTTCTAAAACGCTACGGTAATGTGCTGCAACTGAGCGATGTGGGCTGA
- a CDS encoding HAMP domain-containing sensor histidine kinase, with protein MSYRSFKRVLGETNLERKCLVLFGACLFLLITGAFWYAERIAEHLVKEKTHQTGRDFVDLSVLRYHFEHIDPLGETTDPSSHESWKRWVEAIDRDLTTQNYVWEILLLDPVGNIDKAMDQTRIPTKKERSIMQKLQREQEEQVRKRPIPNQSATAGEVQPVPNSNPSQSTETPAAEIDPATTAENESEPAERLVPVSHLEARRDNYYYFQPVYWRETCVTCHKMNGGVFQTAEQQPHEELRGPLRVVKVTIPSGETQTAVIRSRAILLATAIITVFLSVIILYLVVRYVVVKPLNHLRDVSDEISRGNTNLRADIQTNDEFEDLAASFNRMLRHLVDTQEALRNVNVDLDGKLDQLAQANMQLHEMNRLKSDFLANMSHELRTPLNSIIGFSDVLAGIDALNGKQKRYVNNIGTSGRILLEMINDILDLAKMENGKMDVRLTDFSIGPVVKAQCDLVRALSEEKNIDLTVNVQSNLPAMHQDQSKVQQILTNLLSNAIKFTPEGGRISVTADRDHEGFLVLTVEDTGVGISEDDRKIIFEKFRQGSTILGGDNLTRQFSGTGLGLSIVKELCRLLGGEVSFESELGKGSKFTARLPWHRKASPRMESTLAARLEEATKTQRANAMRGTNSGLAESTTTEPTLSDPPNTSGESVLPSSPNG; from the coding sequence ATGTCGTATCGTTCGTTCAAACGCGTCCTTGGCGAGACCAATTTAGAGCGCAAGTGCTTGGTCCTGTTTGGAGCTTGCCTGTTCTTGCTCATTACGGGCGCGTTCTGGTACGCCGAACGAATCGCGGAGCACTTGGTCAAAGAAAAGACTCATCAAACGGGTCGTGACTTCGTCGACCTCAGCGTACTCCGTTATCACTTTGAACATATTGATCCACTGGGTGAGACCACCGATCCGTCGAGCCACGAGAGTTGGAAACGTTGGGTCGAAGCGATCGATCGCGACCTCACGACGCAGAACTACGTTTGGGAAATCCTCTTACTCGATCCAGTTGGCAATATCGACAAAGCGATGGACCAGACGCGCATACCGACCAAGAAGGAACGGTCGATTATGCAGAAGCTCCAACGTGAACAAGAAGAGCAAGTGCGAAAACGGCCGATTCCAAACCAATCAGCCACAGCGGGAGAGGTTCAGCCGGTTCCCAATAGTAACCCGTCGCAATCGACCGAAACGCCTGCCGCCGAGATTGACCCGGCAACCACGGCAGAGAACGAAAGCGAACCGGCGGAACGTTTAGTTCCAGTTTCTCATTTGGAGGCACGTCGCGACAACTACTATTACTTCCAGCCTGTTTATTGGCGTGAGACTTGCGTCACTTGCCACAAGATGAACGGAGGAGTCTTTCAAACCGCAGAACAGCAACCGCATGAAGAACTGCGCGGACCGTTACGTGTTGTCAAAGTGACGATCCCAAGTGGTGAGACGCAAACGGCTGTGATCCGCAGTCGGGCGATCCTTCTGGCGACAGCAATTATCACAGTCTTCCTCTCAGTCATCATCCTCTATCTGGTCGTTCGTTATGTTGTTGTCAAACCGCTCAATCACTTACGAGATGTGAGCGATGAAATCAGCCGCGGCAATACGAACCTAAGAGCCGACATCCAAACCAACGATGAATTCGAAGATTTGGCTGCATCCTTCAATCGTATGTTGCGTCACCTCGTGGACACTCAAGAAGCTCTCCGCAACGTGAACGTGGATCTCGACGGAAAACTGGATCAACTGGCGCAAGCTAACATGCAACTGCATGAGATGAATCGGTTGAAGAGTGATTTTCTCGCCAACATGAGCCACGAACTGCGTACGCCACTAAATAGCATCATCGGCTTTTCAGACGTACTCGCCGGCATCGACGCGCTAAATGGCAAACAAAAACGTTACGTCAACAACATCGGGACTTCCGGACGAATCTTGCTCGAAATGATCAACGACATTTTGGATCTGGCCAAGATGGAAAATGGCAAGATGGACGTTCGATTAACCGACTTTTCCATCGGCCCTGTCGTCAAAGCACAGTGCGACCTGGTGCGGGCGTTGTCAGAAGAAAAAAACATTGACCTCACGGTGAATGTGCAATCGAACCTGCCCGCGATGCACCAAGACCAAAGTAAGGTCCAGCAGATTCTCACCAACCTGCTGTCCAATGCAATCAAATTCACGCCTGAAGGTGGACGAATTTCCGTGACCGCCGATCGGGACCACGAAGGTTTTCTCGTCCTCACGGTCGAGGATACGGGTGTCGGCATCAGTGAAGATGATCGAAAAATAATCTTCGAAAAATTCCGCCAAGGTTCAACCATCCTGGGAGGCGACAATCTGACACGACAATTCTCGGGCACCGGCCTGGGACTTTCGATCGTGAAAGAATTATGCCGTTTGCTCGGTGGCGAGGTTAGCTTTGAAAGCGAGTTGGGTAAAGGCAGCAAGTTTACAGCTCGTCTGCCTTGGCATCGCAAGGCATCTCCACGGATGGAATCGACGTTGGCCGCCAGACTTGAAGAAGCCACCAAGACTCAGCGAGCAAACGCGATGCGGGGAACAAACTCTGGGTTGGCTGAATCCACGACAACCGAACCCACTTTGTCGGATCCACCCAACACGAGCGGAGAATCCGTCTTGCCATCTTCACCCAATGGCTAA
- the menB gene encoding 1,4-dihydroxy-2-naphthoyl-CoA synthase, with product MAWETIKEFTDIRYERFDGIAKITINRPEVRNAFRPLTVNEMRTALQDARQDASVGVIILTGEGEKAFCSGGDQKIRGEAGYKDESGTEHLNVLDFQREIRSCPKPVIAMVAGYSIGGGHVLHVVCDLTIAADNAIFGQTGPKVGSFDGGYGASYLSRIVGQKKAREIWFLCRQYNAQQALDMGLVNTVVPYAELEKETVSWCREILSKSPVALRCLKASLNADCDGQAGLQELAGNATMLFYMTEEGQEGRNAFVEKRPPNFSQYPKRG from the coding sequence ATTGCCTGGGAGACCATCAAGGAATTCACCGATATTCGTTATGAGCGTTTTGATGGGATCGCAAAAATTACGATCAATCGACCGGAAGTACGAAATGCCTTTCGGCCATTAACGGTGAACGAAATGCGAACGGCACTTCAGGATGCGCGACAGGACGCATCGGTCGGTGTGATTATTCTAACGGGTGAAGGTGAGAAAGCTTTTTGTTCTGGCGGAGATCAGAAAATACGCGGGGAAGCAGGTTACAAGGACGAGTCTGGTACCGAACATCTAAACGTTCTTGATTTCCAACGAGAAATTCGTAGCTGTCCCAAACCTGTGATTGCCATGGTGGCCGGCTATTCGATTGGTGGTGGCCATGTTCTCCACGTGGTGTGTGATTTGACGATTGCCGCCGACAACGCGATTTTCGGTCAGACCGGACCCAAAGTTGGCAGCTTTGACGGTGGATATGGGGCCAGTTACTTATCGCGAATTGTCGGTCAAAAAAAGGCACGCGAGATTTGGTTTCTTTGTCGGCAATACAACGCCCAGCAGGCGCTCGACATGGGATTGGTCAACACTGTGGTGCCGTATGCTGAACTCGAGAAGGAAACGGTTAGCTGGTGTCGCGAGATTCTCTCAAAATCGCCCGTAGCATTGCGTTGCTTAAAGGCGAGTTTGAACGCGGACTGTGATGGCCAAGCGGGTTTGCAGGAGTTAGCCGGCAACGCGACCATGTTGTTTTACATGACGGAAGAGGGGCAAGAGGGACGCAATGCATTCGTAGAAAAGCGACCTCCTAATTTTTCGCAGTATCCGAAACGCGGCTAG
- the rnhA gene encoding ribonuclease HI, translating to MSAQVHLFTDGACSGNPGPGGWAYILRHLATGKEMEASEGESETTNNRMELTAVVRGLEALKRPCSIELFTDSVYVGKGMTEWMPKWKSNGWKRKEKGQLKPVKNEDLWRQLDELLSQHQLTYTRVAGHSGHPENDRCDELAVAAYQQYR from the coding sequence ATGTCGGCTCAAGTTCATCTTTTTACCGACGGCGCCTGTAGCGGAAATCCAGGCCCAGGGGGTTGGGCATACATTCTTCGGCATCTGGCAACGGGCAAGGAGATGGAAGCTTCCGAGGGTGAATCTGAAACAACGAATAATCGGATGGAGCTGACTGCGGTCGTGCGGGGCCTGGAAGCGCTCAAGCGCCCCTGCAGCATTGAATTGTTCACAGACAGCGTCTACGTGGGTAAAGGCATGACGGAATGGATGCCAAAGTGGAAGTCCAACGGCTGGAAACGAAAAGAAAAGGGCCAACTGAAACCGGTAAAAAACGAGGATTTGTGGCGTCAACTCGATGAACTATTGAGTCAACATCAGCTCACCTACACCCGAGTGGCGGGGCACAGTGGCCATCCAGAAAACGATCGTTGCGACGAATTGGCCGTCGCAGCCTACCAACAATATCGCTAA
- the menE gene encoding o-succinylbenzoate--CoA ligase, translated as MTRLPCPVSLAARRFTTRIAVQTSTGGKSFLELDRDVTLARQQFVELGITAGERVVIQAENSYRLICAVWALFRIRAVTCLINPRWPELAVENATKSVDAKFVFSELKTPTSDLSTPDAAMIGNEELSRATVDDRVFATIVFSSGSTGSPKAIVHDLKAHLANAEGANENLPLVPGNRWLLSLPLCHVAGYGILFRCIVAGATVILARPNRRLSQLLTDDRISHVSVVPAQFRQLDTSLVMPAASLRAVLLGGNAWSSRQVLAAVERGWPIYTTYGLSEMASQVTTSPDPVCRETVGKAGTLLSRRQLKIADDNEILVRGESLFRGYLVNHSVNLPVDSEGWFRTGDRGEVDGAGCLKVLGRKDLMFISGGENIYPEEIEYWLQELPDIQSAVVVSVPHPTFGCRPIAFVAAEQQQPEVWRRLLEKSLPKFKVPDQFYQWPTVCRRDAKPDRRQLADLAVELFAAES; from the coding sequence GTGACGCGTCTTCCCTGCCCTGTCAGCCTTGCGGCCCGTCGATTTACTACTCGAATCGCCGTTCAGACGTCCACGGGTGGAAAGTCGTTCCTTGAACTCGATCGGGATGTCACGCTGGCACGTCAGCAATTTGTCGAATTGGGGATCACTGCCGGTGAACGTGTCGTGATCCAAGCCGAAAATTCTTATCGGTTGATATGTGCCGTTTGGGCCTTGTTCCGAATACGGGCGGTCACCTGTCTGATCAATCCACGTTGGCCGGAACTTGCCGTCGAAAATGCAACCAAATCTGTCGATGCAAAATTCGTTTTTTCGGAATTGAAAACCCCGACCTCCGATTTGTCGACGCCAGACGCAGCGATGATTGGAAATGAGGAACTGAGTCGTGCCACGGTGGACGATCGGGTGTTTGCCACGATTGTGTTTAGCTCTGGCAGCACGGGAAGTCCGAAGGCGATCGTCCACGATCTGAAGGCCCATTTGGCGAATGCCGAGGGAGCCAATGAAAATCTTCCCTTAGTGCCCGGGAATCGATGGCTTTTATCGTTACCTCTTTGTCACGTTGCCGGCTACGGAATCTTGTTTCGTTGCATCGTAGCTGGTGCGACGGTGATCTTGGCCCGACCGAATCGCCGATTGTCACAATTGTTGACAGACGATCGAATAAGTCACGTGAGCGTCGTACCAGCACAGTTTCGACAACTGGATACGAGCCTCGTTATGCCCGCAGCGTCGCTGCGGGCAGTTCTGCTAGGGGGAAACGCTTGGTCTTCCCGGCAGGTGTTGGCTGCTGTCGAACGAGGTTGGCCGATCTACACCACATACGGGTTGTCGGAAATGGCATCTCAGGTCACCACGAGTCCCGATCCAGTTTGTAGAGAAACGGTGGGGAAAGCAGGGACGCTTCTGTCGCGACGGCAATTAAAGATTGCGGACGACAACGAAATCTTAGTTCGTGGTGAGAGCTTGTTCCGAGGTTATTTGGTAAATCATTCGGTCAATCTACCGGTTGACTCGGAAGGCTGGTTTCGCACGGGAGACCGAGGGGAAGTCGATGGGGCCGGCTGTTTGAAGGTGCTTGGTCGGAAAGATCTAATGTTCATTTCGGGTGGGGAGAATATTTACCCGGAAGAGATTGAATATTGGTTGCAAGAGCTGCCAGATATTCAATCTGCTGTGGTGGTAAGCGTGCCGCATCCGACCTTTGGTTGTCGGCCGATTGCTTTTGTGGCAGCGGAGCAGCAACAACCCGAAGTTTGGCGACGCTTGTTAGAAAAATCGTTGCCGAAATTTAAGGTTCCAGATCAGTTTTACCAGTGGCCGACCGTTTGCCGCCGCGATGCAAAGCCAGATCGGCGCCAGTTAGCTGATCTGGCAGTGGAATTATTTGCTGCTGAGTCCTGA
- a CDS encoding alpha/beta fold hydrolase, giving the protein MNSLVLIHGFLGSPADWGEVQSSLSCVSDSITIPSANCWQSGIEAICRDLPPDCVIVGYSMGARVALGCALADSERKIRAAVFVSGNPGLAGKFRENRWQKDLEVCEMLARGPIDEFLRRWYRQTVFQPRNAAEINSLVAQKVNLDRQRQIELMRTYSVAKQPNYWAGLSELKIPVAVVAGELDDKYVDISRQMVERIPKAELHLAANCGHIVHRERPMWFVSMLEQFVTRLPEES; this is encoded by the coding sequence ATGAACTCGCTTGTGTTGATTCACGGTTTCCTCGGATCGCCTGCCGACTGGGGGGAGGTGCAAAGTTCTTTGTCGTGCGTTTCGGATTCGATCACGATTCCATCTGCCAACTGCTGGCAATCCGGGATCGAGGCGATTTGTCGGGATTTACCTCCGGATTGTGTGATCGTTGGATACAGCATGGGCGCTCGCGTCGCACTTGGCTGCGCGCTCGCGGATTCTGAGCGGAAGATTCGTGCTGCCGTCTTCGTTTCCGGAAATCCTGGATTAGCAGGGAAGTTTCGAGAAAATCGCTGGCAGAAAGATTTGGAAGTATGTGAGATGTTGGCACGTGGCCCGATTGATGAGTTTTTGCGGCGGTGGTACCGGCAAACCGTTTTTCAGCCACGAAATGCAGCGGAAATCAATTCGCTTGTTGCTCAAAAGGTGAATTTGGATCGCCAACGCCAAATCGAGCTAATGCGAACCTATTCGGTGGCCAAGCAGCCAAACTATTGGGCTGGGCTTTCTGAGCTAAAAATCCCCGTAGCTGTGGTTGCCGGCGAGCTTGATGACAAATACGTTGACATCAGTCGGCAGATGGTTGAACGAATCCCCAAGGCTGAGTTGCATCTTGCCGCGAATTGCGGACACATCGTGCATCGAGAACGACCTATGTGGTTCGTTTCGATGTTGGAACAATTTGTCACCCGTTTACCAGAGGAGAGTTGA
- the menC gene encoding o-succinylbenzoate synthase, with protein sequence MCVCVVGFRFYRYCIPLAKPLRLHGEDVTTRAGILVHSEVTNGWGDASPLPGFSVETFDDVLKALPGSELEFPPSLRFAIDSANNQPIIETDRVVPVNALLMGDWDSVLSQAEAAAQADYRSVKLKVGRQSELISDIELVKTVDRILRPDQTLRLDANRAWRLEQAVEFANAVRDLNIEYIEEPTEFSNDLESFFAATEMPYALDETLLEQRDLLRYENAAALIVKPTLLGGVKMIRSLLNWGLPLTFSSCFESGVGILNVARWAADYAPHTPAGLDTYHWLQNDLLADSLDMSGGQLSLTATKVDLNRIEEVVL encoded by the coding sequence ATGTGTGTTTGTGTGGTAGGGTTCCGATTTTATCGTTATTGCATACCGCTTGCCAAACCTTTGCGGCTGCACGGAGAAGACGTGACAACGCGCGCCGGGATTCTGGTGCACTCGGAAGTCACGAATGGCTGGGGTGACGCCTCACCCTTGCCCGGTTTTAGTGTTGAAACGTTTGACGATGTGTTGAAGGCCCTTCCGGGCTCTGAGCTGGAATTTCCGCCCAGCCTTCGCTTTGCTATCGATAGCGCAAACAACCAGCCAATAATAGAAACGGATCGGGTGGTGCCCGTCAATGCGTTGTTGATGGGTGATTGGGACAGCGTGCTCAGCCAGGCAGAGGCTGCTGCACAAGCCGACTATCGATCCGTGAAGCTGAAAGTTGGGCGACAATCTGAATTGATCTCTGACATTGAACTCGTCAAAACAGTCGATCGGATTCTGCGACCAGACCAAACACTGCGGTTAGATGCGAATCGTGCCTGGCGGCTTGAACAGGCTGTGGAATTCGCCAATGCAGTTCGCGATCTAAATATCGAGTACATCGAAGAACCTACCGAGTTCAGCAACGATTTGGAAAGTTTTTTCGCTGCGACGGAAATGCCATACGCGTTGGACGAAACACTTCTGGAACAGCGTGACCTGCTGCGTTACGAGAATGCTGCGGCACTGATTGTCAAACCCACCTTGCTTGGAGGCGTTAAGATGATTCGTTCGTTGCTGAATTGGGGCCTGCCTCTCACTTTTAGTTCATGTTTTGAAAGTGGGGTGGGTATTCTCAATGTGGCCCGCTGGGCCGCCGACTACGCTCCCCATACGCCTGCCGGATTGGATACCTATCACTGGTTGCAAAATGATTTGCTCGCAGATTCGTTGGACATGTCAGGCGGGCAATTGTCGCTCACTGCTACGAAGGTCGACCTCAACAGAATTGAGGAAGTGGTCCTGTGA